In a genomic window of Gloeocapsopsis dulcis:
- a CDS encoding LON peptidase substrate-binding domain-containing protein, which produces MASSSKIAVRELSLFPLPEVVLFPGRPLPLHIFEFRYRIMMNTILESDRRFGVLLWDPVQNQPATVGCCAEVIQYQRLPDDRMNILTLGQQRFRVLEYVREKPYKVGLVEWIEDNPPQKDLKLLAKEVEQLLHDVVRLSAKLTEQSIEVPKDIPDLPTELSYWVASNLYGVAAEQQSLLEMQDTAARLEREAEILTSTRNHLAARTVLKDTFN; this is translated from the coding sequence ATGGCATCCTCTTCCAAAATTGCGGTTCGAGAACTGTCCCTGTTTCCTCTACCTGAAGTAGTTCTCTTTCCCGGTAGACCTCTACCCCTACATATATTTGAATTTCGCTACCGGATCATGATGAACACGATTCTAGAGAGCGATCGCCGATTTGGTGTCTTGCTGTGGGACCCAGTCCAAAATCAACCTGCGACGGTTGGCTGTTGTGCTGAAGTGATTCAGTATCAGCGCCTACCAGACGATCGCATGAACATTTTGACTTTGGGGCAGCAGCGCTTTCGTGTTTTAGAATATGTTCGAGAAAAGCCTTACAAAGTGGGTTTAGTTGAGTGGATTGAAGACAATCCACCACAAAAGGATCTCAAGCTTTTAGCAAAGGAAGTCGAACAACTACTCCATGACGTAGTGCGCCTCTCAGCAAAGCTAACTGAACAGAGTATTGAAGTACCGAAAGATATCCCTGACTTGCCAACAGAGCTATCTTACTGGGTGGCTAGTAATCTTTATGGTGTTGCAGCAGAGCAACAAAGCTTACTCGAAATGCAGGACACTGCGGCTCGTTTAGAACGCGAAGCAGAGATTTTGACTTCTACTCGCAATCATCTAGCAGCGCGGACTGTACTAAAAGATACTTTTAACTAG
- the rpsJ gene encoding 30S ribosomal protein S10, producing MATLQQQKIRIRLQAFDRRLLDTSCEKIVDTANRTNATAIGPIPLPTKKKIYCVLRSPHVDKDSREHFETRTHRRIIDIYQPSSKTIDALMKLDLPSGVDIEVKL from the coding sequence ATGGCAACTCTTCAACAGCAAAAGATTCGGATTCGCTTGCAGGCTTTTGATCGCCGCTTACTTGATACTTCATGTGAAAAGATTGTAGATACGGCAAATCGAACTAACGCTACAGCTATTGGTCCAATTCCTTTACCGACTAAAAAGAAAATTTATTGCGTGCTGCGTTCTCCTCACGTTGATAAAGATTCACGCGAACACTTTGAAACACGGACTCACCGCCGGATTATTGATATTTATCAGCCCTCTTCCAAAACTATCGATGCTCTGATGAAACTTGATTTACCCTCCGGTGTGGATATCGAAGTTAAACTCTAA